The nucleotide sequence GGCTAAAGGTTACTCTAAAATAAATGTAATTAGCATTTCCGTTCTCACTAGGAGGGGCTTTCCCTTATCCATTCTCAGTATCTGACTTGCAACGTGGCCTTTGGAAATGATAATCTTATCGTGATGAAGGACATGTTCAGAAGAATACATAAAAGCCAGAACTTGGCAGAGTTGCATGTGTCTACTGTCTGAGTTTAGTACTAACTGACAGTGCACTCTGCTACCATGAAGACAACACCTGTCTTCACACTTCTCAGCTTTCTGGCATTTTGCTGTTGCTTCTTGGGTGAGTAGCCTTTGCTTATATAGATTGATGGTTACACTACCTTCTGAGCCCTTCCTATTATAGAAGACAGCAGGGCCATGGATATCATTTGATAAATTCCTGTGTAGTTTTATACAAAGAGGTGATCCAACAGACCCTCAAGATTTTTAGAACTCTGAGCACAAGTaacctgtgtgtgtatgtgtgcacagcCCTTGAGAGGAACGGTGCGCCTGTAGCCACAAATGTGATATGTGCAGAGGTTTCCTGTTGCTGTTAATATCTGGGTGCTCCTGGTCCTATGCACAACCTGTAAAGGATGAGAGGGAATTACAGGGGCTCTTCTGAGCACAAATACTATGGGATGGTGTTCAAGAAAAACAAGTGTAAGGCCAAGTATGTGAGCCCTCCTGCTTGTCCTGAAAGTTAAGCAGACTTTTTGCAGGTTCAGTTGAAAACTCAGTTCTGTCCCATCTTCCCCAAGTCACTCAACCTCTGTCACTCCTCTGCCCTCCCTGTCAAGGGGATGAAATGTattgcacatgcacacaaaaagtgttcatttgcatatgctaatttatatgtatagatgcacatttagaaatgatTACCATTATTTAAAAGGAAATACACTATATTTCACCATAGCAGggaaggctgtgaccaggtgatACGTGTacctgctcagtttgctgtccagCTGCTAACTATTGATGGGGAACTCTAAGGCCCCTGCTGTATTTTCTTTATCATTAAATCAAACCTGCATCAtacagcccttcaaataaagggctccttctagggatggacaaatatatctgtttcagtttttttccatTTGTCAttgttctaatcttaaattcagttctccacatttctgcagctgtttggttttttttaaaaaaaaaaccctcatgaaaattcttgatcattttagtgtggatttctcctaattctTGCATGttatgtgcagttttgactaatgtacaggcaggccccgcttatacggcaggttccgttctggacccctgccgtaaagtggaaatcgccgtaaagcggaaccccattgattataatggggcacgtcgcgCACAAATGCCACAAAAATGCCACAAATGCCGCAAAATCacaaaaattggctttaaaaaggggaattaatGCCGCCGCATtggcggaacgccgggaagcgaagtgtcaggaagcagggccctactgtacacattttaacaagcaattttccctaatataatgcatttttgtctgttattttcacaaatgaaaacaacatgccatcttatcaagagatctgttccacataacataggaagcagatctttagtgtagtggcatctaccctttgggattcccactccttaaatattagacatctctgttatctttttggcacctactgaagaccttcttctctcaacaagccttataagtagagaccatatcccagtctgcatctgtgttggaatttttttagattttttaaaagcttttttaaagaagatgtttttaaagatgctttgttttaatatgtttttaaatatattttatttgaatatgatttaaagtattttgtttttaagatgttttagagagtttttagtgtttttgtttgccgccctgggctccttccaggaggaaaggtggaatataaattaaatcaaataaataaatattgttcatttttatgcacactttcctctataCATATagggtacatgcatttttgtgaacattttttggcaggagaactgcattgcaatatttagATAAGTtctaattttgaagaatggctgttttATTCTCACGCTGTTTCAGACAATGTGAAATTGATAGacttgcctttaaatatgaacgaaattaaatttctcccccatccctagctcccTCTAATACAGGCCAATATAGCCCTTCAAATAATAGCCCTTTATCTCCCTGCCAGCTTCCCTCACTTTCCCCAAGATAAGAAAGCCTTACATTGAAAAAGGGGATGACAAGTGGTTTATGTTATGTCTTCTTTGTGATCTTGACTACAAGTCCCATGATGCCTAGTGGGAAATGACACACAGAATGTTTCAAGCTACAGAGAGGCTGTGTGAGACCTACCATGTATGAATGGCAGAACAATGGGATAGGAATAGGCACTGCATAGCTTCTCTTTAATTTGAGGTTACAATCTTTGTGTCATTTCCCGTGACCTCAAAGGAGGAACAGCATACACAGTGTTATTTGCAACCCACAAGAGAGCTCTGCAGGGACTCTCTTGTTTTGTTCTTCCATTTCCTCATACCCCTCTCATTTCCAAAGCTGAAACTTTATTTTGGGGAGAAAGTGGAGTTGCTAGCAGAGGATAGAAGATGAAGGGAAGAGGTGAGCCCCATTTTGTGTTAAGCAAGTCCAGGTCAAAGGGTTGGATCCATATAAAAATTGGGCCAGGCTATTCAAGCCGACTGAGTTTGCTTTTTGAGTTCCAACCTTCTGACTGTTTGCTCCATTCCTACCTTAGATTTGCAGAACTGTTTCACAGTCCTTTCAATCCTAGCCCTGATTTCCTTCCAGAAAGAGTTATTCTGGAAGATGTAGCTAAGAATGTTACTTTGGCAAGCCCTGTCGTTAGACAGGGTGAAATGgccgcctcaggcagcagatgctggacaGCAGGAAGCAGCAACAAGCACAAACTTAGCTTGCATCTCTCTGCTGTTAATGCCTGAAGACGTAGAATTTCTGAGATTGTCTTACCAAAGTTAATCAATGGTTTATACTATTTTGAAATATTGAGAGCAGATGGTAGAAAACAATCTGATATATTAACATATAGAAATTAATTCCACCTATCTCTTATGTACTGCAGAAAATGTACCTTTCAGTTTATGGATTTGTTTTCTTGAAATAATGCCTTTAACTCCATTTTATATAGAGAAATGGTACATGAATATGGTACATGAATATatgaataatatatatattttcattCTAGGTGTTTCCAGTAAAGGGGCACGTAAGGTTAGTAACCACCATTGTTTATTAAGATTCACATTTGCTCAAAGTTCATTTGAGAAGCCTTTGGAGACTATTCACCCATCCACTTCTATAAACATCTATAAACATGGATGTCACACACATGGTTCCTGGTCCCATCTAACAATGGGTTGCTTTGCATGATTAGCATTAATCAGACTGTTGGTGACAGCATCAATGTTTAATAGGCAAGGCAAAAGAATGGGGCAGAAAAGCTGGATTCATTTCCCCTACCTCCTTGCTCCGCACAACAATTTCATCTGGGCTTCTGTCAGGACTACTTCTACTACCCACATTAACCTGGAGCACAAGCTCACCAGAGGCCTTCTGAATTCTCCTACTTTCTTTGGCTCCTCTATACAAGGAAGTAGAAGATGCCTCTGATAGGCTAGTCAACAGCTCTGATTACTGCTTCTTGGTTCTGTCTTGAACCTGCTTGTAGTTTCTGCCATTTGCTTTGCTCTGCCTCTCTGAGCCTACACCTATGGTTTGTTCTCACCTGGTCCATTTTCTGACCATTTGCCCCAAGTTTCTCTTACTCCTGTCTCAGCATCTTTCTATAATGTAAATGAGGCCAGTGTCAGGGTAAGCAACATTAGGCAACTGCTCAGGCCTCAGAAGCCCTCAGGGCACACTGCTGACTCCAGATGGGTGGGCAACTGGCTTGCTCATTTGCACTCTCACTATTGGTTTGCTCATTTGTGTTCACTCTCTCGGCAGTGGTGTGGCAGTGGGTCCAATCCTGCCACACCCAGCCTCAGCAAGAGGACAGGGAAGTGAACAGAGACCATGACTCTTGCTGCTTGCTATCCTTgtcactattattattgttgttgttatttgcttgatacctgaaggtccccaagtgacttatacagtgttaaaacaaaacaaataaaacagtctataaaaaataacaataaacaacaacaaaacaacaccaataccacccccaccccacagccACAGTAagatttggcagcatattaaaaacaaaacatcatgtcaatctatcaaattcctgggagaaaagatatgtctttacctggcaccaaaaagatgtcaatgatggtgccaggcagaccttgcTGGCAAGCACATTTCACAGAGGGGCAGCCACAacggaaaaggccctctctcttgtcaccaccctctgagtttccctcaaaggggggacctggagaagggcctcagaggaagatctaaggatacgggtaggttcatatcaggagaggtgttccagaagatattggggtcctgagtcgtaaagagctttataggtcaaacctAGCATGTTGAATTGGGCTCAGGagcgtataggcagccaatgcaattggaacaggataggtgttataCTCTCTGTTCACTTTGAACCCGTCAACCATCAGGCagttgcattctgcactaactgaagcttctaaaacatttttgaaggcagccccacataaagcgcattgcaataatccaacctcgaggttaccagtgcatagatgACTGTAgccaggctattcctgtccagacagggtgcagttgggccaccagcctaagctgatggaaagcACTCcgcgccactgaggccacctatgCCACAAGcgacagcagtggatccaggagaaccctcaAACACTGAGTCACTTTCCCAAGTGGTTGAGCACTGGGCAAGCAAACAGCAGTGGTAGCTAGGAAGAGCGGTCACTACTGCCTGTTTGCTTGATAATCTGCTGGGTCTTTGGCCAAGTAAACAGACAGGGAGGAAAAGAAGGTTCCCCCTGAGCTGAGTGGAGGGTCCACCAAAGGCAGGGGTTGCTGGGGACAGCATGTTGCAGCTCTGCAGTTGGCCCAGCATGCTTCCCACACATTCTGACCCCTTATGTGCATACAGCAGCCTATTTCGGCATGTGCATGAAGTTTGATCAGGGATTATCTATGTTCTGTTATGAAGAAATGCTAATACTAATGACTATGGTTGATGATTCAGAAATCATTCCAcattaatacctcagttaaggaatcctccaggaaagaagctctttttaagaaagcttttttaaagtgaaactgactggctttgctttgctatgaatAAACTTTCAatcctttgctttaaggtgaaactgactagcctgtgcctttgctttgctatcaataaaggtATTTACCATACTTCATTCTGCAGCCTTTGTGTGCTTGAAAACGATTGCAAAACTTTTTAAGACTAAGGTGCTGACAGTAACAGGCTATGCTGGTTTGCAGGGTGGTTGGATGTTTCACGGCAAAGGGTGGGAGGCTAGTCAACTAGAAAGAATTTCTTCTATTGGGTCAGTCGACACTTTCATCCTTATTTTGTAGACAGTCATAGTCATTCTGAAATATGTACAAAGATGTAATCAGCAGCTGCTTATTTGTCAAAGCGAAGTAATTAATATAATGTCTTGGGCAGAATGAATGCAGTGAGTTTCCCAAACCGGTGAAAGGCAGCCCTTATATCTGCAGAGATGATTACAAACCTGTCTGTGGCACTAATGATGTGACCTATCCCAACAAATGTGAGCTCTGTGCAGCAAGAAGGTGAGGAAATCTTCACGCAAGTGTTTCTGCCATTTCCTTGACCAGTCAAAGCAATTGTTACTACGAATATCAATATGTAGATGGATGTTTCAATGCAATGTGTAACTTATTTAcctctttatttttagggaaacagGGAAGGACATTGGTATAAAACATAACGGAGAGTGTAAAGGAAAGGTAAGACTATGGCTACATTTTAACAGCAGTAAAGAACGGGGGCAGTATGTTTTTCCAGCCTGTGTGTAAAACTCCCTCATCTCACAGAAGGGACTCAtacatagggatggaggaggaatccattttaaatggaTATACACAAGGAATTTGACCGTTTCAATCCATCTGAGCTTTGCCTACATTAGACCACCTTTTACATCAAGTGCCTGCTTACACCTGAACAATTTGTgcattgtctttttttaaaaaaagtctgactaattatatgcaaaattatatgcaaaaaaCCTGTATTATATGTTTAATAAATATGAAAGAGTCATGCCCTGTGtggtactatatttctgcagcacaattttataaatattaatacaTAAGTATTTATGCATTGTTATATGCATCTCTTGATGTGGTGGTTACGGAAACCTGGAGTGTATATGCGTGgtatattatacatataataatGTGTATAGTAAGCaaaaattgtatttaaataccactttaaatagtcatggcttcccccaaagaatcctgggaactgtagtttagtgagggtgcagagagttattaggaggcccctatttcactcagaactacaattccctgagttgtCTGGGAAGATGGGTTGAATGTCAAACCACTCTGctgtaaatgtacagtgcagatgaggcctaaatcctgcaaatcttttaaaattaaagGTTTTAATCCTGCAAATCTTTTAACATTAAAGCCAGTAAATTGTCACTGCTTAATCTGGCTCTAGTCAATTGAGGCATTTCTTATTGATAATATTACTACAGATATTAGCTTTGCAAATAAGTTCACAAATGTTTCGACCATTCATAACTAATGAGAATGTCTCATTAACCAATAAAACCTCCTGCTTGTAGTAATAAACTTTCATCAGGTAACAATTTGTTTTTAGGGAAAGATGAGTGAATGTGAGCAAAAAGTAACTCTAGTTACCACGTCTAGAAGATTATATATCGATATGGATGATATAGATATGGATACACATACATGCTTCCCTCAAAAATACTCTTTAGACTATGGTAGATGACATACCAGGAGCTAGGAAACTTTCCCTAGCATAGAAAGCAGCAACCAAAGTCTGAAACACTACACACATTTGTTCAACATATCTACTGACAAAATGGGACACATTTATACAGTTGGCAGTCTGTGAAGACAAGGGACCTTTATATGACGCCATTAAacccaagcagtttacaaagcaTCAACTcactgtgcatgtgcatgtgcaggaTGAAGGATATGACAGACAGAGTGGAGGTGAGTGATTTATGGGTGGTGTTcaatattagtcctactcagagtaaacccattaaagttaaaagacatgactaacttaggttcagtaatctcagtgggtttactttgagtTGGACTTTttattattgcctgcccttcaccagtaggtcccaggatgGAATGTGGAATGCAACCCGTTTCTCAAATAATTTGGTATGAAATGCTTGCTTCCAGATTTAGCACAATCATATAAACAGTACATGTAAAACTTGCATTAGTAAATTGTTTTGTTAATGTCATTTCGAATTATTTTCTTTGCCAGAAGTCTGCAGTGAATACCCTGAATTGGGACAGAATAGTCCTATGCACTAAGGAATACAAGCCTCTCTATGGTACCACTGGAGTGTGTTCCATGCACCCCTGTAAGCTCTCCTGAGCTTCAGGGACCCTCCATGATTTGGGAGACGCTGCTTCTGAAAAGAATAAGCCACATCCCTGCATGTGTGGAATTGCTTTGTGCATGTGGAAAGACCTGTTTGGAACCCAGCCACACATAGATATTTATCCAAAGTTCCTTGACATTTCCTTGAAGTGCACTTTTTCAACAAAATTGTTCCAACTGATCTAGTTGTTGGGAACAAATCTTATGAATAGTTTACTTATTATCTTGCTTAGCAAAGCTTGCATTTATTGCTGTACGTCACACTATTGATGCCACAGACTGGATCATGCTGAACTGTGCAGAATTTAATGGGTTTGGGAAACTCACTGCATTCATTCTGCAACATCAAATAAAATGTTCCAAGTTAAATGACTGAATAATTGAGAGGAATAAGCATTGTGTTTAATTCCTTTGATGGTTACGTGAATTCCTTTGGCAAGTGCAGAGCTTCATTCTAATAAGCATTCTCAAATCTGTACTGTTAGTTCCAGATATTTGTTTGTGATGAGGACAAGAATCATATTGTTCAGTTTCATTTTAGTCTTAGAAATGCAGGTGATATGCACAACTTAGAGAATGTCTTCCTCTGCATAAAGAAGTGTTTGTTAGAAGGGCCTGAAAAATAGCCCTCTTTCAGATGAGAGGACCTTGGAAAATTttgatatttaaatacatatgtgCTACCTCATCCCACTTCCATCATGAGACTGTGGTTTCATGCTTCACCAGACTCCATGCTTCACCAGTAGCCAACATTttcctccccactcccaccccatttACCATCTAACCTGCTGAAAAGTTCTGTAGAGCTTGAAAGCATGCACATTATTTTGGGACATTGTGGTGTGGTCCTAATACTGATTTTGGAATTTGTCTTATGGGCCAACAAGATTACATTTGCTTTTCATGTCAAGACAAACTAAATTGAACTGTGGATCTTTCAGTCTGTACACTGGCAGCTCTCTGCCTCTCGTTTTCTTCAACTAGTCCCAGGGAGACTGCAGAACTCTTGAACAGGTATCTGGAGGCAATTTTGggatggatgagggcaaacaagctgAAGTTTAATCCAGATACAATGGAGGTAATCATGGGGAAATCTGTCTTGGATTAAGGGAGCAACCAGTAATAGACGGGTTGCACACCTCCAAAAGGACTAGGTGTACAGATTTGGGGTTCTCCTGCACTTGGATATGTTGGTTCTTGCTTCCAGGCAATATACTAATATTAATGGTACATGTAATATTTCTTTCTTTACATGTACCATTGATACTGGTATACTGTATTAGTATTTGGATTTTTGAAATCATACCCTGAGTGGTATACTATTTTGTTATTGTATTGCTGTCTGATTGCCGATGGCCTTtggctaagcaataaagattTGTTATAGTAAAGCTTGCATTCAGTCAATAAATTGGCATTCAACCAATATTTTTCTGATGATTTCCTTAGCCGAATATCTGCAGTCAGTTTCCTGAACCAGAGAAGGGCAAACCACCTCTGTGCACCGATGACTACCACCCTGTCTGTGGTACCAATGGAGTGACCTATCCAAACAAATGTGGCTTCTGTGCAGCAAGGAGGTCAGTGAATTTTTGAACTAACAGGGATGAAAcagcagataataataataataataaaattttatttctaggccgcctatctggccgaattaacagccactctaggcggcgtacatagactaaaatataacatagagtaaaatataacatataatacaaaacagatCTGCCAGTGTGTCCTCTGGATATGATGCCACAGGGTCTTTCCACACTTGAACATTATGAGGGCTTTATTCTGGGCAGGAGGACCtaagctttatttattatttcttttaggGAAAGTGAAGGCCCTCTTGACATAGAGAATGAAGGAGAATGTGAGAAAAAGGTAAATTCTGGATTTACAGAATATTAGTTTGAATACTCTTAAATGCACTATTGTACTGTTGGCGTGGAAAACATGAGTACCACAGAAACAACCCCACTGGATCTAAACTATCCCCTTCTTGGCTTATGTTTGTTGTAAAGTGTGTCTCTCCCTAGCCTTTCAGGCTTGTGCAAATTCTTGTGTTAATTCTTAGTAAAGCACTGGCATCTAGAATCTGTCGAAATTGCTGTGCTGTATCTAGGGCAAAGGCAAAGGATGTGTTCCCTGCAAGAGACACATTTAAccctgaaaagaacaaaacatgtttgttcttttccaGTGCACTGGTCACAAAGGGTCTGTTTGAAGGGGGTGACAACTTTAAGATAGGATCTGTCAGAAGgacaggaagacaggaaggatGAAAACGCACCTTCTGTTCTTTTCATTGCGTCTGTTTACAGCTTTGTTTTATGACTCTGTCTTTCATCTGTTTACTGTTTACTGTGCCCTGGTGGTCTATAAAGTGTTGGCACTTCCTAAGTAAAGTAGTCCATCTGACCGTTGCTGTCGCTCGGTTGGACTGAGGGCTGCTTTGTCATggtggaacctttggccaaagATCCATTGTGTgaaaatgtgttttccttcctagcctggttcagggtccaatccagctccgtgccttacctggggaaggaggCACGGTGAGATCAATATCAAATCTCACTCATCAGTACTTACTCAAGATATTGAGTAAAAGATAAAGATATTTAGGCATAAAGATATTTATGCCTAAAGATATTTAGGCAGATTTTATActatgtaaaaaaaaatactataCTATAAACCTAAGCAAAGACCACCACCAACAGAATACATTCTTTCACAGGATGAGTGCAGTAATTTTCCAGTGCCACCCAAGGGCCAGCTTGCTGCATGTACTCTTGAGTTTGCACCTATTTGTGGCAGTGATGGTGTGACATATGGCAACTTGTGTACTTTTTGTGCTGCAAAAAGGTAAGTGTATCACATTAAGGTTCTTGCGTAACAAAAAATGACCTCTCGGTTATTGGGAACAATTTTACCATTCAAGAattaaatatgtacaaaaatcaGATGTTGTTGCTATTTGTCGGTTATTGTCTCGAAATGatgtacaatttttaaaagcacccaatataatatttaaaacacatgagatttttttaaaaacccaaaaacATTATTAATGTACTCAtccaacaataacataaaaatgacACATCCTACTCCACccaactaaaagatgaacaccagtTAGAagcaaaatgcctgggtgattaAAAATGACTTCACCTCCCGCCTAAAGGTTGatagtgatggcaccaggtggatctctctggggacagcattccacagtcagaagccgccactgaaaaggcttgttctcATGTTTCCACCCTCCATATCTTCCTCGGATAGGGCACATAAAGAAGTGTCTCAAATGATGAATGAGAGGTCTGGGAaaattcatatggggagaggcagtccctaAGGTATTCAGTTCCTGAATCACATAAAAGATTTAAATTAAAACTATCAAAAGAAGTGAGCAGTTAAGTCTTCATGCATCTAAGAAAGATAGAGTAGAAATATCTATTGTCAACATGTCCTCCACGTTTAAGtgccataaaattatcacataTTTTTCAGGCAAAGTGGAAATACTATCACAATAAACAACCATGGTGAATGTGAGAAAAAGGTAAATCAACTTCTTATGTAAATTCCTGTTGCAGATGACATTTTTCATACTAAACTCTTAATGCAAGAATCTAAATTAGTACAGAGGTACAAAGTGGAAATACAAtgttttccagaaggaaaacaataATGAGGGTCTGGAGAGATTGCACAGATTTGCATGAGTTTGCAAGGGTGGCAGTGGAGATAAAAGAAATAAGGAAGCACAATGTACTTTCTTCATACATTTCCTTTTCAGCAAAAGAACTCTCTAATCATCTCCCAATACAATACAAATGTCATCTAGATGAGTAGACCATATTACTCCACATTTTTGGTCAATGCAATTCAGAGTACCAAGTTTATAACATGAAAACATTTCATTGTAAATGGATGAATGTATTTGGAATGTTCTATCACGGCTTTGGAAGACCAAGTCTTCTTGCTACCTCATGGGAAATTCTCATGAGAAATCAGGAGTTTAATTTAAAATGTAGAATGTATCAATTTTGTGTTGTTCTTCATGGTAGTCagagtcatagagttggaagagatctataagaccatcaagtccaaccccttgctcagtgcaggaatccaaattaaagaatacatgacaggtggctgtccagctgcctcttgaatgcctccagtgttgaagagcccaccatctccctaggtgattggttccattgttgtactgctctaacaggaagtttttcctgatgtccacttgaaatctggcttccggtaacttgtgcccattattccatgtcctgcactctgggattatcaagaagagatcccagccctcctctgtgtgacaacctttcaagtaattgaacaatgctatcatatctcccctcagtctcctcttctcaattAATGAAAGTTTGGAAAACATCTATATTTGGCTTCACAGGACGAGTGCAGTAAGTTCCCAGTCCCACCCAAGGGCCTGCCTGCTGCATGTACATTCGAATTAGCACCTGTCTGCGGTAG is from Rhineura floridana isolate rRhiFlo1 chromosome 3, rRhiFlo1.hap2, whole genome shotgun sequence and encodes:
- the LOC133382208 gene encoding ovoinhibitor-like isoform X3; translated protein: MKTTPVFTLLSFLAFCCCFLGVSSKGARKNECSEFPKPVKGSPYICRDDYKPVCGTNDVTYPNKCELCAARRETGKDIGIKHNGECKGKPNICSQFPEPEKGKPPLCTDDYHPVCGTNGVTYPNKCGFCAARRESEGPLDIENEGECEKKDECSNFPVPPKGQLAACTLEFAPICGSDGVTYGNLCTFCAAKRQSGNTITINNHGECEKKDECSKFPVPPKGLPAACTFELAPVCGSDGVTYPNKCTFCAVKRQSGNNITINNEGECEQKPDICSQYPEPEKGKPPGCTKEYHPVCGTDGVTYSNKCLFCAARRESEGPLEIQNEGECEKKDECSKFPVPNEGQLALCTLEFAPVCGSDGVTYDNLCAFCNARRQSGNTITINNHGECEQKDECSKFPAPPKGQLAACTLEFPPICGSDGVTYSNLCSFCAAKRRSGNNIMINNHGKCELKGEQR